A DNA window from Tenuifilaceae bacterium CYCD contains the following coding sequences:
- the pdxH gene encoding pyridoxine/pyridoxamine 5'-phosphate oxidase: protein MKHVDIAQLRREYSLKSLNESDVNPDPIKMFDIWLNEAIESEIPEPNAMTLATSTFEGKPSARVVLLKQFDSNGFAFFTNYESRKAKNLLQNPYAALVFFWPELERQIRIEGKVSKAGPQESDKYFKLRPEKSKIGAWASPQSKVIPSRKYLEKLMLDFEEEFHGKKINRPDNWGGYVLRPSIIEFWQGRPNRLHDRIQFTLVNEKWLIERLAP from the coding sequence ATGAAACATGTTGATATTGCCCAACTCCGAAGGGAATACTCGCTAAAATCGCTTAACGAATCGGACGTTAACCCCGATCCGATAAAAATGTTCGATATTTGGCTCAACGAAGCCATTGAATCGGAAATTCCCGAACCCAACGCAATGACCCTTGCAACGTCAACCTTTGAGGGAAAACCCTCGGCTAGAGTAGTACTGTTAAAGCAATTCGACAGCAACGGTTTTGCATTCTTTACCAACTACGAGAGCCGTAAAGCAAAAAACCTACTCCAAAATCCATATGCCGCACTAGTTTTCTTTTGGCCTGAACTAGAACGGCAGATTAGAATTGAAGGCAAGGTATCAAAGGCTGGTCCGCAGGAAAGCGATAAATACTTCAAACTCCGACCCGAGAAAAGTAAAATTGGGGCTTGGGCTTCGCCACAAAGCAAAGTGATCCCCAGCCGAAAATACCTCGAAAAACTCATGCTAGATTTTGAAGAGGAATTTCATGGGAAAAAGATAAATCGACCTGATAACTGGGGCGGTTATGTACTAAGGCCATCTATCATAGAATTTTGGCAAGGCAGACCCAACCGTCTCCACGATAGAATCCAGTTCACTCTTGTAAATGAAAAATGGTTAATTGAGCGACTGGCTCCCTGA